From Myxococcales bacterium, the proteins below share one genomic window:
- a CDS encoding HEAT repeat domain-containing protein, whose amino-acid sequence MRKDLLRLVGRASVAAALVSLAAPAHALVWPDVPERVERQLKAQDPSTRRAAARDLPSLGRERATPLVLRTLEDPDLDVRLAAAQAAMTLRLAAAAEAMLPWLGEREARLRLSACEMIKISPSAKAIPQLGRALGDADPQVRAAAADALGASASAEAVAPLLGKLDDPSPPVRAQVARSLARLGDARAVVPLVGKIQDSVPEVRQAVARALGGLGDARAVQALVVALRDANQEVRIEALAALGGLKGDGAVDAIASLLGDRSGPVRQGAFAALGRIGTPAAIGALVAKLGTGDDASTSLERTAVRDALVAVGPRVEPSLRPLLDRAPSAGAATSAAVVLGLLGAKGAEGDIVTALRRGTVPLAAALRALSGAGTDRSIAVVLEFVADESPLARAEALRTASILLDPERPDGRAVEPLAAALREARLTPPERIALVELLGRTGAPRAASVLGSLLSSKDAALRIGALDAIGAIGQRAASEKPTGSTKTVEEIVSEALDDKARDVRFHAALTLGNVGGPRTRDSLLGRLEGARETDRFAAFHALAGIMERAADEASVVRLGALLDLSAGPERDAILEVLSRAPLSQAVERLVSRTKPPTPAEDRRTAVAALAKRSASSPPAFDALVRALGDPDATVRAQAAWALGTSDNPAAVDALRRASGSPEPDLAQNVVASLGRLAVKAFAGRPDRVAALFCPLLDDTRSPVRENALAGLVENAAVCPDLGRVRAILKEDASDDARALAAEILARSATPDDRQLLERCAAHDSSGSVATRCREAQKGPTKPSPERGRERPVTVYVAVDGSTAARPEAPYALRYDAGYVRAGVADRRGAIVEPAARGRSLELRRPGGVR is encoded by the coding sequence GTGAGGAAAGACCTGCTTCGTCTCGTCGGTCGAGCCTCCGTGGCGGCCGCTCTCGTCTCGCTCGCGGCACCGGCCCACGCCCTCGTGTGGCCCGACGTGCCCGAGCGGGTCGAACGCCAGCTCAAGGCGCAAGATCCGTCGACGCGGCGAGCCGCAGCGCGCGATCTCCCGAGCCTCGGGCGCGAGCGAGCCACGCCGCTCGTGCTGCGCACCCTCGAGGATCCGGACCTCGACGTGCGGCTCGCGGCGGCCCAGGCAGCCATGACGCTGCGCCTCGCGGCGGCGGCGGAGGCCATGCTCCCGTGGCTCGGCGAACGCGAGGCACGCCTGCGCCTTTCGGCGTGCGAGATGATCAAGATCTCGCCGTCGGCGAAGGCGATCCCGCAGCTCGGTCGTGCGCTCGGCGACGCCGACCCCCAAGTGCGCGCGGCCGCGGCCGACGCCCTCGGCGCCTCCGCGAGCGCCGAGGCGGTGGCTCCGCTGCTCGGAAAGCTGGACGACCCGAGCCCTCCGGTCCGAGCGCAGGTCGCACGGTCCCTCGCGCGACTCGGCGATGCGCGTGCCGTGGTGCCCCTCGTCGGAAAGATCCAAGACTCGGTCCCCGAGGTGCGGCAGGCCGTCGCGCGCGCCCTCGGTGGCCTCGGCGATGCACGGGCCGTCCAAGCGCTCGTGGTCGCCCTCCGTGACGCGAACCAAGAGGTCCGCATCGAGGCGCTCGCGGCCCTCGGAGGGCTCAAGGGCGACGGGGCCGTCGACGCGATCGCCTCGCTCCTCGGAGATCGCTCGGGCCCCGTGAGACAGGGGGCGTTCGCCGCGCTCGGGCGCATCGGCACCCCGGCCGCGATCGGCGCGCTCGTCGCGAAGCTCGGCACGGGCGACGACGCCTCGACCTCCCTCGAGCGCACGGCCGTGCGCGACGCCCTGGTCGCGGTCGGACCGCGCGTCGAACCGTCGCTGCGGCCGCTGCTCGACCGCGCACCGAGCGCGGGGGCTGCCACGAGCGCCGCCGTCGTGCTCGGGCTCCTCGGCGCCAAAGGTGCCGAGGGCGACATCGTCACGGCGCTTCGACGAGGCACGGTCCCGCTCGCTGCGGCGCTGCGAGCGCTCTCCGGCGCCGGGACGGACCGCTCGATCGCCGTCGTGCTCGAGTTCGTCGCCGACGAGAGCCCTCTCGCGCGTGCCGAGGCGCTGCGCACGGCTTCGATCCTCCTCGACCCCGAGCGCCCTGACGGCCGAGCCGTAGAGCCGCTGGCAGCCGCCCTCCGCGAGGCGCGCCTCACGCCACCCGAGCGCATCGCGCTCGTCGAGCTGCTCGGTCGTACGGGAGCCCCGCGCGCCGCCTCGGTCCTCGGCTCGCTCCTCTCCAGCAAGGACGCCGCGCTTCGCATCGGAGCGCTCGACGCGATCGGTGCGATCGGCCAACGCGCCGCCTCGGAGAAGCCGACCGGGAGCACGAAGACCGTCGAAGAGATCGTGTCGGAAGCGCTCGACGACAAGGCCCGCGACGTCCGCTTCCACGCCGCTTTGACCCTCGGAAATGTGGGAGGTCCCCGCACACGTGACTCCCTCCTCGGGCGCCTGGAGGGGGCGCGCGAGACGGACCGGTTCGCCGCGTTTCACGCGCTCGCCGGGATCATGGAACGCGCCGCCGACGAGGCCTCCGTGGTGCGTCTCGGTGCTCTGCTCGATCTGTCGGCCGGGCCCGAACGCGACGCCATCCTCGAGGTGCTCTCACGCGCTCCGCTGTCCCAGGCCGTCGAGCGCCTCGTCTCCCGCACCAAGCCGCCGACCCCTGCGGAGGACCGACGAACGGCCGTCGCCGCCCTCGCGAAACGCTCGGCGTCCTCCCCGCCGGCGTTCGACGCCCTCGTGCGCGCGCTCGGAGATCCCGACGCCACCGTGCGAGCCCAAGCGGCCTGGGCGCTCGGAACCTCCGACAATCCGGCCGCGGTCGACGCGCTCCGCCGTGCCAGCGGGTCGCCCGAGCCCGATCTCGCGCAGAACGTCGTCGCTTCGCTCGGTCGCCTCGCGGTGAAGGCCTTCGCCGGGCGCCCGGATCGCGTGGCCGCCCTCTTCTGCCCTCTCTTGGACGACACACGCAGCCCCGTGCGCGAGAACGCGCTCGCGGGTCTCGTCGAGAACGCCGCCGTGTGCCCCGACCTCGGGCGCGTACGCGCCATCTTGAAGGAAGACGCCTCCGACGACGCGCGGGCCCTCGCCGCCGAGATCCTCGCCCGCTCGGCCACGCCCGACGATCGCCAGCTCCTCGAGCGCTGCGCCGCGCACGACTCGTCGGGGTCGGTCGCGACGCGCTGCCGGGAGGCCCAAAAGGGCCCCACGAAGCCCTCCCCCGAGCGCGGTCGCGAGCGGCCCGTCACCGTGTACGTCGCCGTCGACGGAAGCACCGCGGCCCGCCCCGAAGCGCCCTACGCTCTCCGCTACGACGCGGGCTACGTGCGCGCGGGAGTGGCCGACCGTCGGGGCGCGATCGTCGAGCCGGCTGCCCGCGGCAGGTCGCTCGAGCTACGGCGGCCAGGGGGCGTGCGTTGA
- a CDS encoding FHA domain-containing protein, translating into MRFRLRYLHHDVELAEGEFAVGRSATCQLSLDDPLVSRRHAVFHVSESHVTIEDLGSRNGVIVNGARVEGTTDLAVGDRVLIGSQELTLLATREGGPSTRSPATKNTVSRMTPSSGVQMPRMEDAEPSMVRRVDQFKLLGSVAEKALALGRAGEAERLLASVLADVIEASRAGRPLPVSLVDQAAKFSARLATSTGKGGWADYVIELYAAQNRPPPAAVIDELYNAMNKVTAVDVARLRDFVVQIQGRSASLGPADRFLLQRLEGLERRARSLRG; encoded by the coding sequence GTGAGGTTCCGGCTGCGGTACTTGCACCACGACGTGGAGCTCGCGGAGGGCGAGTTCGCCGTGGGGCGGAGCGCGACCTGCCAGCTCTCGCTCGACGACCCGCTGGTCTCGCGGCGGCACGCCGTCTTCCACGTGAGCGAGTCCCACGTGACGATCGAGGATCTCGGCAGCCGAAATGGCGTGATCGTGAACGGCGCGCGCGTCGAGGGGACGACGGACCTCGCCGTGGGCGATCGGGTCCTCATCGGCTCGCAGGAGCTTACTTTGCTCGCGACGCGCGAGGGCGGCCCGTCGACCCGATCGCCTGCCACGAAGAACACGGTCTCGCGCATGACGCCGAGCTCCGGCGTGCAGATGCCTCGCATGGAGGACGCCGAGCCGAGCATGGTGAGGCGGGTCGATCAGTTCAAGCTGCTCGGCAGCGTGGCCGAAAAAGCGCTCGCGCTCGGCCGGGCCGGGGAGGCCGAGCGGCTGCTCGCGTCGGTCCTCGCCGACGTGATCGAGGCGTCACGCGCGGGGCGCCCCTTGCCGGTGTCGCTCGTCGATCAAGCCGCCAAGTTCTCCGCGCGGCTCGCGACCTCGACGGGCAAGGGCGGCTGGGCCGACTACGTGATCGAGCTCTACGCGGCCCAAAATCGCCCGCCACCGGCCGCGGTCATCGACGAGCTCTACAACGCGATGAACAAGGTCACGGCCGTCGACGTCGCGCGCCTTCGGGACTTCGTGGTCCAGATTCAGGGGCGCTCGGCGAGCCTTGGGCCTGCGGATCGTTTTCTGCTTCAGCGCCTCGAAGGACTCGAGCGGCGGGCCCGATCGCTCCGGGGCTAG
- a CDS encoding DUF4159 domain-containing protein, with protein sequence MARALPVLALAVVAGLVAAIPKPARGFGDTGAFDPRVLLAGGVKGAARPSAPARWSWELVQRTSAPAKSAPTLVRADDRSLTSAPFATWSGETAVEPLTAAEIAGLRRYFALGGVLLVDDAGASAAGAPSEFGQSARREIARVLPDASPIPIGPEHVVFRSFYLLRRAEGRVLGPKTLDAIVRGGQAQVIFSSHDLGGALARGATGAWEHPVLPDGDVQREHAIRLAVNVAMYVLCSNYKDDQVHAAFLMRRRAIVGPP encoded by the coding sequence ATGGCGCGGGCGCTCCCGGTTCTGGCATTGGCGGTGGTCGCGGGCCTCGTCGCGGCGATCCCGAAGCCGGCGCGTGGCTTCGGCGACACGGGCGCGTTCGACCCGCGGGTCCTGCTCGCCGGTGGCGTCAAGGGAGCGGCGCGCCCTTCGGCTCCGGCGCGGTGGTCGTGGGAGCTCGTGCAGCGCACGTCGGCCCCCGCCAAATCCGCGCCGACGCTCGTCCGCGCCGACGATCGCTCCCTGACGAGCGCACCTTTCGCCACATGGAGCGGGGAGACGGCCGTCGAGCCGCTCACCGCGGCCGAGATCGCAGGGCTCAGGCGCTACTTCGCGTTGGGTGGGGTGCTCCTCGTGGACGACGCGGGCGCGTCCGCGGCGGGCGCGCCGAGTGAGTTCGGGCAGTCCGCGCGGCGAGAAATCGCGCGGGTGCTGCCGGACGCCTCTCCCATCCCGATAGGCCCCGAGCACGTCGTCTTCCGCTCGTTCTACCTGCTTCGCCGCGCGGAGGGCCGCGTGCTCGGCCCGAAGACCCTCGATGCCATCGTGCGCGGTGGCCAGGCGCAGGTCATCTTCTCGTCGCACGACCTCGGCGGAGCGCTCGCACGCGGCGCCACCGGAGCCTGGGAGCACCCGGTCCTGCCCGACGGCGACGTGCAGCGCGAGCACGCGATCCGGCTCGCGGTGAACGTCGCGATGTACGTGCTCTGCTCCAACTACAAAGACGATCAGGTCCACGCGGCGTTCCTCATGAGACGCCGCGCGATCGTGGGCCCGCCGTGA